In the Kribbella sp. NBC_00482 genome, one interval contains:
- a CDS encoding ABC transporter substrate-binding protein has product MRLPRITALLAVAALALSACGSSDPGGSGDSGDSAGAASAGYPRTIEHAMGKTEIKAKPKRVVALDTSYVDATLVLDTPVVGYTDYRTINGKLPDYLGDDRTTFGAEAQSVGTLAEPNLEKIAALDPDLIISAKVRHEKLYDQLSAIAPTIMSETTGATWKDNIRLEAKAVGAEDLAEKEISSYEQAAKTVGAAINAKAGDPTISVVRFVDGPTRLYQNASYSGIVLKDAGLKRPKSQDVADFALEISPERIKDADADAIFVATYADDKGLSKKTEAQFKANPLWKPLAAKVHDVPDLTWMTAVGLQGAWSILTDLAKTFDVPEPVKPA; this is encoded by the coding sequence GTGCGCCTGCCCCGCATCACCGCTCTGCTCGCTGTCGCGGCCCTCGCCCTGTCGGCCTGCGGGTCCTCGGACCCCGGCGGTTCCGGCGATTCCGGCGATTCGGCCGGCGCCGCGAGCGCCGGGTACCCGCGGACGATCGAGCACGCGATGGGCAAGACCGAGATCAAGGCCAAGCCGAAGCGGGTGGTCGCGCTCGACACCAGCTACGTGGACGCGACCCTGGTCCTGGACACCCCGGTCGTCGGGTACACCGACTACCGCACGATCAACGGGAAGCTGCCGGACTACCTCGGCGACGACCGGACCACGTTCGGCGCCGAGGCCCAGTCGGTCGGCACCCTCGCCGAGCCGAACCTGGAGAAGATCGCCGCGCTGGACCCGGACCTGATCATCAGCGCGAAGGTCCGGCACGAGAAGCTGTACGACCAGCTGTCCGCGATCGCGCCGACGATCATGTCCGAGACCACCGGGGCGACCTGGAAGGACAACATCCGGCTCGAGGCGAAGGCGGTCGGTGCGGAGGATCTGGCCGAGAAGGAGATCTCGTCGTACGAGCAGGCCGCGAAGACGGTCGGCGCCGCGATCAACGCCAAGGCCGGTGACCCGACCATCTCCGTCGTGCGATTCGTCGACGGCCCGACCCGGCTGTACCAGAACGCGAGCTACTCCGGGATCGTGCTGAAGGACGCCGGCCTCAAGCGGCCGAAGTCGCAGGACGTCGCCGACTTCGCGCTCGAGATCAGCCCGGAACGGATCAAGGACGCGGACGCCGACGCGATCTTCGTGGCGACGTACGCCGACGACAAGGGCCTGAGCAAGAAGACCGAGGCCCAGTTCAAGGCCAACCCGCTCTGGAAGCCGCTGGCCGCCAAGGTCCACGACGTCCCCGACCTCACCTGGATGACCGCCGTCGGCCTCCAGGGCGCCTGGTCCATCCTCACCGACCTCGCCAAGACCTTCGACGTACCGGAACCTGTGAAGCCCGCGTGA
- a CDS encoding PucR family transcriptional regulator: protein MRDLAPSLAAMLSSPGWSLVTVLGSGADPGPRLTGSRVLLEVSAHPEQLDGQLLVVLLADDHTDWRIDALISRASAAGAGALLLAGVEPLGRGAQLLAERLQLPVLGCSDPLAAHEHLRRVTAEPEVVRSDLVLRAVGALRRADGDLTSVLRTTSDVLERPVTLAGADGGTLAGEPLEAGERTALVAALPRVPVAWAAPYRVDLPSGAVLIAVAVVGVGPVCWLVARLPGVVPAEVAAVPDVLSVVAPAVGERLALRRLELERDARQRTSLLGELLHGEPSEATRRRAVDLGWQLDGWHTGIRIGAEGQVDVAGRRADVVEAFDAEGLRAVVVEQGDGWSAWITAVSEPTSTEVQQQAAAIRRVQRRLVQTVDAYVGVGRVQPGPSGIATTLAEAGDAAGLARGRAETGRFLHVDRLGLAQLLLAWTRTDTFQPAAQALLAPIKDQPGELVTTLAVYLDTESSLAETAAVLGIHRNTAAARITKIQHLLGVDLTNPDERLALHLASRTSPTE, encoded by the coding sequence ATGAGGGACCTGGCGCCGTCGTTGGCGGCCATGCTCAGCTCACCCGGCTGGAGTCTGGTGACTGTGCTCGGCAGCGGGGCGGACCCGGGACCTCGATTGACTGGGTCTCGGGTGTTGCTGGAGGTCTCTGCCCACCCGGAGCAGCTGGACGGGCAGTTGCTCGTCGTACTGCTGGCGGATGACCACACCGACTGGCGGATCGACGCTCTGATCAGTAGAGCCTCGGCGGCGGGCGCAGGTGCCTTGCTGCTGGCTGGTGTGGAGCCGTTGGGTCGCGGGGCTCAGTTGCTGGCGGAGCGGTTGCAGCTGCCGGTGCTGGGTTGCTCGGACCCGCTGGCAGCACATGAGCACCTGCGACGCGTGACAGCCGAGCCAGAGGTAGTCCGGTCGGACCTGGTACTGCGGGCGGTCGGAGCGTTGCGGCGCGCGGACGGTGACCTCACCTCGGTACTGCGGACAACGTCCGACGTACTGGAACGCCCTGTCACGTTGGCCGGAGCTGACGGCGGCACGCTGGCCGGTGAGCCGTTGGAGGCCGGTGAGCGTACGGCGTTGGTGGCTGCGTTGCCGCGCGTACCAGTGGCGTGGGCAGCGCCGTACCGGGTTGATCTGCCGAGTGGTGCGGTGCTGATCGCGGTTGCTGTGGTCGGTGTGGGGCCGGTGTGCTGGTTGGTCGCGCGGCTGCCCGGTGTGGTGCCGGCTGAGGTTGCCGCCGTACCTGATGTGCTCAGCGTCGTGGCACCGGCAGTGGGGGAGCGGCTGGCGTTGCGCCGGCTGGAGCTGGAGCGGGATGCCCGTCAACGTACGTCGTTGCTCGGTGAACTCCTGCACGGTGAGCCGTCCGAGGCGACGCGGCGGCGTGCGGTGGATCTCGGATGGCAGCTCGACGGGTGGCACACGGGCATACGGATCGGTGCTGAGGGCCAGGTAGATGTCGCTGGTCGACGGGCCGATGTGGTGGAGGCGTTCGACGCTGAAGGGCTGCGGGCGGTCGTGGTGGAGCAGGGCGACGGCTGGTCTGCGTGGATCACCGCCGTGAGCGAACCGACCTCGACGGAGGTGCAGCAGCAGGCTGCCGCGATCCGCCGTGTGCAACGCCGACTGGTGCAGACAGTGGACGCGTACGTCGGTGTTGGCCGCGTGCAGCCGGGGCCGAGTGGAATCGCCACGACACTCGCCGAGGCGGGTGACGCGGCCGGTCTGGCTCGTGGGCGAGCTGAAACGGGTCGCTTCCTCCACGTGGACCGTCTGGGCTTGGCACAGCTCCTTCTGGCCTGGACGCGGACCGACACGTTCCAGCCCGCGGCGCAGGCCCTGCTGGCTCCGATCAAGGACCAGCCTGGGGAACTGGTCACCACGCTGGCGGTCTACCTGGACACCGAGTCGTCCCTCGCCGAAACGGCCGCAGTACTAGGCATTCACCGCAACACCGCGGCCGCTCGCATCACCAAGATCCAGCACCTGCTGGGCGTCGACCTCACCAACCCGGACGAACGCCTGGCCCTCCACCTCGCCTCACGCACCTCACCTACGGAATAG
- a CDS encoding class III extradiol dioxygenase subunit B-like domain-containing protein, giving the protein MPVVAAAVCPHPPLLVPEVATGAAPELDDLRAACLAAVESLATADHLVVIGSGFPATYESEAGGSFGAYGAPGVRFGSGPAVLPLSLAIGGWLLEQTKAAQLPRTYRAVMADTPPDACVQLGREIADSNDRVGLLVMGDGSARRSEHSPVHLHPRAEIFDTTVANALRHRDLDVLKALDPDLAGELQAAGRAPWQVLAGALERTSLSGDLTYEAAPYGVGYLVASFT; this is encoded by the coding sequence GTGCCTGTCGTTGCCGCCGCGGTCTGCCCGCATCCGCCACTCCTCGTACCCGAGGTCGCGACCGGCGCCGCCCCCGAGCTCGACGACCTCCGCGCCGCCTGCCTTGCGGCCGTCGAATCACTCGCCACTGCGGATCACCTCGTGGTGATCGGCTCCGGTTTTCCGGCTACCTATGAATCCGAGGCGGGCGGGTCGTTCGGCGCTTATGGTGCGCCCGGCGTGCGGTTCGGTTCGGGTCCGGCGGTCCTCCCGTTGTCGCTGGCGATCGGCGGCTGGCTGCTCGAGCAGACGAAGGCCGCGCAACTGCCGCGCACCTACCGAGCGGTGATGGCCGACACCCCGCCGGATGCGTGCGTACAACTCGGACGAGAGATTGCTGACAGCAACGACCGCGTCGGCCTGCTGGTGATGGGCGACGGCTCGGCCCGCCGCAGCGAACACTCACCCGTACACCTCCATCCACGCGCGGAGATCTTCGACACCACCGTCGCAAACGCCTTGCGTCACAGAGATCTCGACGTACTCAAGGCCCTCGACCCCGACCTGGCCGGTGAGCTACAGGCCGCCGGCCGAGCCCCGTGGCAGGTCCTTGCCGGAGCCCTCGAACGTACGTCGCTGTCCGGCGATCTGACCTACGAAGCAGCGCCGTACGGCGTCGGCTACCTCGTCGCCAGCTTCACCTAG
- a CDS encoding DUF917 domain-containing protein has translation MGTVIQEHDLGALVVGVTLLGSGGGGDTGAFGRMLRRRLGAGELVLRDAADMTGVSVSPIGVVGATSVLMEKLPGGGEFDAAVRAVSRWTGTEVTGLMSLEAGGLNGLTPLIAALDLGLPVVDADLMGRALPRLDQFSWAVAGRSLTPCALSEPSGQVIVVDNVDAAGLERAVRSFVAHTGGWAVLALAPTPVEAAAADAVQGSLTRALALGRAHAGLEPGATPADVAEGLGGRLLGTGRVEEVARHLIGDGGAAFGRGSVCVVDSGSRAVIRIETENEYLLALVDGTPVVTTPDLLCVLDRRTLQPIAVDAIRSGDEVLVLALPGPAWWRRPDRITHVGPQAFGLACAPQLLEAS, from the coding sequence ATGGGTACGGTCATCCAGGAGCACGACCTAGGGGCACTGGTTGTCGGGGTCACGCTGCTCGGCTCCGGCGGTGGCGGGGACACGGGTGCGTTCGGCCGGATGCTGCGCCGACGGCTCGGTGCGGGGGAGTTGGTACTGCGGGACGCCGCGGACATGACCGGTGTGTCGGTGAGTCCGATCGGCGTGGTCGGAGCGACCAGTGTGCTGATGGAGAAGCTCCCGGGCGGTGGTGAGTTCGACGCGGCGGTGCGGGCGGTCAGCCGCTGGACGGGTACCGAGGTCACCGGGCTGATGTCGCTAGAGGCCGGTGGGCTCAACGGGCTGACACCGCTGATCGCCGCGCTGGATCTGGGCCTTCCGGTCGTCGACGCGGACCTGATGGGACGGGCCTTGCCGCGGCTCGATCAGTTCTCGTGGGCAGTGGCGGGCCGCTCGCTGACGCCTTGTGCGCTGAGTGAGCCGAGCGGTCAGGTGATCGTTGTGGACAACGTCGACGCGGCCGGTCTTGAACGAGCAGTGCGGAGCTTCGTCGCGCACACCGGGGGGTGGGCGGTGCTCGCACTTGCTCCTACGCCGGTAGAGGCTGCGGCGGCGGACGCGGTGCAGGGCAGCTTGACCCGGGCGCTGGCACTCGGCCGAGCCCACGCCGGCCTCGAGCCTGGCGCCACACCGGCTGATGTCGCCGAGGGGCTGGGCGGACGGCTGCTGGGCACCGGCCGCGTCGAGGAGGTTGCACGGCATCTCATCGGCGACGGCGGCGCCGCGTTCGGTCGCGGCAGTGTCTGCGTCGTCGACTCCGGCAGTCGCGCAGTCATCCGGATCGAGACCGAGAACGAGTACCTGCTCGCACTGGTCGACGGCACGCCCGTGGTCACCACACCGGACCTGCTCTGCGTCCTGGACCGGCGTACGCTCCAGCCGATCGCGGTGGACGCCATCCGCAGTGGTGACGAGGTTCTGGTCCTGGCCCTGCCCGGTCCAGCCTGGTGGCGTCGCCCCGACCGAATCACCCACGTCGGCCCACAAGCGTTCGGGCTGGCCTGCGCTCCGCAACTGCTGGAAGCGTCATGA
- a CDS encoding pyrimidine reductase family protein, giving the protein MRRLDDLSDEELIAAYEVADRAVPHLRANFVSSLDGAVEIDGQSKALSSDSDSRIFSVIRRLADVVLVGAGTIRDEGYSPLKLSAKAREWRTAAGLAENPTLAIVSSRLELSPVNPVFKSAVRPIVVTHASSPEDRREALAEVAEVLVLGEVTVDLQAVVDEFAARGMTQILSEGGPHLLGALTAADLVDELCLALAPLLAGPGAMRITAGTPSTLTRQMKLGSALSAEDDYLFFRYLREA; this is encoded by the coding sequence ATGCGCCGCCTGGACGATCTGAGCGACGAGGAACTGATCGCGGCCTACGAGGTCGCCGACCGAGCGGTGCCGCACCTGCGGGCCAACTTCGTGAGCAGCCTGGACGGTGCGGTCGAGATCGACGGCCAGTCGAAGGCGCTGTCGAGTGACTCCGACAGCCGGATTTTCAGCGTAATCCGGCGGTTGGCGGACGTCGTCCTGGTCGGCGCGGGGACGATCCGCGACGAGGGCTACAGCCCGCTCAAGCTGTCGGCGAAGGCGCGCGAATGGCGTACGGCGGCCGGGCTCGCCGAGAACCCGACGCTTGCGATCGTGTCGTCGCGGCTCGAGCTGAGTCCGGTGAATCCGGTGTTCAAGTCCGCCGTACGGCCGATCGTCGTCACGCATGCGAGCTCCCCGGAGGACCGCCGGGAAGCGCTGGCGGAGGTCGCCGAGGTGCTCGTGCTGGGGGAGGTGACTGTCGACCTGCAGGCGGTCGTGGACGAGTTCGCCGCGCGCGGGATGACGCAGATCCTGTCCGAGGGCGGGCCGCATTTGCTCGGCGCGTTGACCGCGGCCGATCTGGTCGACGAGCTGTGTCTCGCGCTGGCGCCGCTGCTGGCGGGACCGGGAGCCATGCGGATCACCGCCGGGACCCCGTCGACTCTGACTCGGCAGATGAAGCTCGGATCGGCGCTGTCCGCGGAGGACGACTACCTCTTCTTCCGCTACCTCCGGGAGGCCTGA
- a CDS encoding SDR family NAD(P)-dependent oxidoreductase, translating to MTDFAGLRAVVTGGASGIGLAAAQLLASRGAQVVVFDLKPEVPEPLTGIAADVTDDGSVRDAVAAAALQLGGIDIVVNNAGIGAQGNVTANDDDEWHRVLDVNVVGIARVTRAALPHLRKSDAAAIVNTCSIAATAGLPNRALYSASKGAVLALTMAMAADHVREGIRVNCVNPGTADTPWVGRLLDVAADPAAERAALEARQPMGRLVSADEVAQAIAYLASPLSGSTTGTAVAVDGGMQNLRIPAAR from the coding sequence GTGACTGATTTCGCCGGCCTCCGCGCGGTTGTCACCGGAGGCGCCTCGGGGATCGGGCTCGCGGCCGCCCAGCTGCTCGCCTCCCGGGGTGCGCAGGTGGTCGTGTTCGACCTGAAGCCGGAGGTCCCCGAGCCGCTGACCGGGATCGCCGCGGACGTCACCGACGACGGCTCGGTGCGGGACGCGGTCGCCGCGGCCGCGCTGCAGCTCGGTGGGATCGACATCGTGGTGAACAACGCCGGCATCGGCGCGCAGGGCAATGTGACCGCGAACGACGACGACGAATGGCACCGCGTGCTGGACGTGAACGTCGTCGGGATCGCGCGCGTGACCCGGGCCGCGCTGCCGCACCTGCGGAAGTCGGACGCGGCCGCGATCGTCAACACCTGCTCGATCGCCGCGACCGCCGGCCTGCCGAACCGGGCGCTCTACTCGGCGAGCAAGGGCGCCGTCCTGGCGCTGACAATGGCGATGGCCGCCGACCACGTGCGGGAAGGGATCCGGGTGAACTGCGTGAATCCTGGTACGGCGGACACTCCGTGGGTCGGACGTCTGCTCGATGTCGCGGCGGACCCGGCCGCGGAGCGTGCGGCCCTCGAGGCACGCCAGCCGATGGGCCGGCTGGTGTCGGCGGACGAGGTCGCCCAGGCGATCGCGTACCTGGCCAGCCCGCTGTCCGGATCCACCACGGGTACGGCGGTGGCGGTCGACGGCGGGATGCAGAACCTGCGGATTCCGGCGGCCCGCTGA
- a CDS encoding alpha/beta hydrolase: MREKVSFTSGGVACAAWHYPGTNGGCVVMTGGFGVTKEPGTDRFAERFAAAGFGVLAFDYRNLGESEGAPRQVARVSDQLADWRAAIAHAKTLPGVERVAIWAFSLPGGYIVQLAAEDLGISAAIAQSANVDGPTVTRNASRYQTPGSALRLIGRSLLDLAGSLLGRQPRLVDLAGPPGTVALLNTPDAQLSNATLNPGNRYPEWQQAIAARSVFPAALYRPAKYASQVRCPILYVVCEDDRSALAAPTLKAAANTPNADVLQVPGNHYAPFLDAHEQVVETELTFLTHHLALSGKKQSPGAEKLPETSG; this comes from the coding sequence ATGCGCGAGAAGGTGAGCTTCACGAGTGGCGGCGTCGCGTGCGCGGCCTGGCACTACCCGGGGACCAACGGCGGGTGCGTGGTGATGACCGGCGGCTTCGGGGTCACGAAGGAGCCGGGGACGGACCGGTTCGCGGAGCGGTTCGCCGCGGCCGGATTCGGCGTACTGGCCTTCGACTACCGCAACCTCGGCGAGAGCGAGGGCGCACCGCGGCAGGTCGCGCGCGTGTCCGACCAACTGGCCGACTGGCGCGCCGCGATCGCTCATGCCAAGACGCTCCCGGGCGTCGAACGCGTGGCGATCTGGGCGTTCTCGCTACCCGGCGGATACATCGTGCAGCTCGCCGCGGAGGACCTCGGTATCTCGGCGGCGATCGCCCAGTCGGCCAACGTCGACGGCCCGACCGTGACCCGCAACGCCTCGCGCTACCAGACGCCCGGCAGCGCGCTCCGTCTGATCGGCCGAAGCCTGCTCGACCTGGCGGGCAGCCTCCTCGGCCGTCAGCCTCGCCTGGTGGATCTCGCCGGCCCACCTGGGACGGTGGCGCTGCTCAACACCCCTGACGCCCAGCTCAGCAACGCGACCCTCAACCCCGGCAACCGCTACCCCGAATGGCAACAGGCGATCGCAGCCCGTTCCGTCTTCCCCGCAGCGCTCTACCGCCCTGCGAAGTACGCGTCGCAGGTCCGCTGCCCGATCCTGTACGTCGTCTGCGAGGACGACCGGTCTGCTCTAGCAGCACCGACTCTCAAGGCCGCCGCCAACACCCCGAACGCCGACGTACTCCAGGTCCCCGGCAACCACTACGCCCCCTTCCTCGACGCCCACGAACAGGTCGTCGAGACGGAGCTCACCTTCCTCACCCACCACCTGGCGCTTTCCGGAAAGAAACAGTCACCAGGCGCCGAAAAACTTCCGGAAACCAGCGGTTAG
- the folP gene encoding dihydropteroate synthase — protein MAIVNRTPDSFFDRGATYATDAAFAAIDKAVAEGADLVDIGGVKAGYGEPVSETEELRRTVDFVAAIRARHPDLVISVDTYRSGVARQVAEAGADLINDTWAGADPDLVNAAAEAGTGLVCSHVGGLSPRTDPHRMAYDDVVADVIRTTTALADRALAAGVRPDGILIDPTHDFGKNTLQSLELTRRLDELAATGWPVLVAVSNKDFIGETLELPPGQRGNGTLAALTVSAWLGARVFRVHDVPAARQALDFIAVLRGTAQPAGTRRSLA, from the coding sequence ATGGCGATCGTCAACCGGACGCCGGACTCGTTCTTCGACCGCGGCGCGACGTACGCGACCGACGCGGCGTTCGCGGCGATCGACAAGGCCGTCGCCGAGGGCGCGGACCTGGTCGACATCGGCGGCGTGAAGGCCGGGTACGGCGAACCGGTCAGCGAGACCGAGGAGCTCCGCCGGACCGTGGACTTCGTGGCCGCGATCCGCGCCCGCCATCCGGATCTGGTGATCAGCGTCGACACGTACAGAAGCGGTGTCGCCCGGCAGGTCGCGGAGGCCGGAGCCGACCTGATCAACGACACCTGGGCCGGCGCCGATCCCGACCTGGTGAACGCCGCCGCCGAGGCCGGCACCGGCCTGGTCTGCAGTCACGTCGGCGGACTCTCACCACGCACCGATCCGCACCGGATGGCGTACGACGACGTGGTCGCGGACGTGATCCGCACGACCACCGCCCTCGCGGATCGCGCGCTCGCGGCGGGCGTCCGGCCGGACGGGATCCTGATCGACCCGACGCACGACTTCGGCAAGAACACGTTGCAGTCGCTGGAGCTGACCCGCCGCCTCGACGAGCTCGCCGCCACCGGCTGGCCGGTCCTGGTCGCGGTGTCGAACAAGGACTTCATCGGCGAGACCCTCGAACTGCCGCCGGGGCAGCGCGGCAACGGCACCCTTGCGGCGCTCACCGTCTCGGCCTGGTTGGGCGCCCGCGTGTTCCGCGTGCACGACGTACCGGCCGCGCGGCAGGCCCTCGACTTCATCGCCGTACTGCGCGGCACCGCGCAGCCCGCCGGAACCCGAAGGAGCCTCGCCTGA
- a CDS encoding TetR/AcrR family transcriptional regulator, whose translation MTEERTGYRRSAKSPRGEARRRELLDKVADELGVNGLVDFSLRRAARAAGTTHKVLLYHFDGPEDLLTQAVLQLRERRITRAMEAAGAGPDRPLADRVRSMWPTLIGVESGVLDQAIGLAMYDAGRYADLARSASRQYLPALLSLCPDAWEEQRKTEVAELILATLRGFLIEWRTSGDAAGIEAGFAALLRALEREERA comes from the coding sequence GTGACTGAGGAACGTACGGGGTATCGGCGGTCGGCGAAGTCGCCGCGGGGTGAGGCGCGGCGGCGCGAACTGCTGGACAAGGTGGCGGACGAGCTCGGGGTGAACGGGCTGGTCGACTTCTCGCTCCGGCGGGCGGCGCGCGCGGCCGGTACGACGCACAAGGTGCTGCTGTACCACTTCGACGGACCTGAGGACCTGCTCACGCAGGCAGTTCTGCAACTGCGCGAACGCCGCATCACCCGCGCAATGGAGGCCGCCGGCGCGGGACCGGACCGGCCGCTGGCGGACCGGGTGCGGTCGATGTGGCCGACCCTGATCGGCGTCGAATCGGGGGTGCTGGACCAGGCGATCGGGCTCGCGATGTACGACGCCGGGAGGTACGCCGACCTCGCGCGGTCGGCGTCGCGCCAGTACCTGCCGGCGTTGCTGTCGCTGTGCCCGGACGCCTGGGAGGAGCAGCGCAAGACCGAGGTCGCGGAGCTGATCCTGGCGACCTTGCGCGGGTTCCTGATCGAGTGGCGGACGAGCGGCGACGCGGCCGGGATCGAGGCCGGATTCGCGGCCCTGCTGCGGGCCCTGGAGCGCGAAGAACGAGCCTAG
- a CDS encoding aldo/keto reductase, translated as MRLFPEGQRVGLGGAPLGSLLGEVTDAEAVETVNAAWDEGWRYFDTAPHYGLGLAEERLAPGLAGKPRSEYVLSSKVGRIIYEADADAPDDEGFAVNTRRRRRWDFSRDGVLRSIEDSLQRIGTDRLDVVYVHDPDDHFEEAVATAFPTLIELREQGVIGAIGSGMNQSAMLTRFVRELDIDVIMLAGRYTLIDPDGLDDVLPACLDNDVQVVAVGIFNSGLMSQPRPAAGTTFNYEPAAQTLIDKANKLADVCESHGTTLPAAALAFPLAHPAVAGIAVGCRTADEVHTNAALARTEVPTAVWSDLKSAGLLREDAPTP; from the coding sequence ATGAGGCTCTTTCCGGAGGGTCAGCGCGTCGGCCTCGGCGGCGCCCCGTTGGGCAGTCTGCTCGGCGAGGTGACCGACGCAGAGGCGGTCGAGACCGTGAACGCGGCCTGGGACGAGGGCTGGCGGTACTTCGACACCGCCCCGCACTACGGACTCGGACTGGCCGAGGAACGGCTGGCTCCGGGGCTGGCCGGGAAGCCGCGCTCGGAGTACGTCCTGTCGTCCAAGGTCGGACGGATCATCTACGAGGCGGACGCCGACGCACCTGACGACGAAGGGTTCGCGGTGAACACGCGGCGGCGCCGGCGCTGGGACTTCTCGCGGGACGGCGTACTGCGGAGCATCGAGGACTCGTTGCAGCGGATCGGGACCGATCGGCTGGACGTGGTGTACGTGCACGACCCGGACGATCACTTCGAGGAGGCGGTCGCGACCGCGTTCCCGACGCTGATCGAGTTGCGGGAGCAGGGCGTGATCGGCGCGATCGGGTCCGGGATGAACCAGTCGGCGATGCTGACCCGGTTCGTGCGGGAGCTCGACATCGACGTGATCATGCTGGCCGGACGCTACACGTTGATCGATCCGGACGGTCTGGACGACGTACTGCCGGCCTGCCTGGACAACGACGTGCAGGTCGTTGCCGTGGGCATCTTCAACTCGGGGCTGATGTCGCAGCCGCGGCCCGCGGCGGGGACCACGTTCAACTACGAGCCGGCGGCGCAGACGCTGATCGACAAGGCCAACAAGCTCGCGGACGTATGCGAGTCGCATGGCACCACGCTTCCGGCAGCGGCTCTTGCGTTCCCGTTGGCGCACCCTGCGGTCGCCGGGATCGCTGTCGGCTGTCGCACCGCGGACGAGGTCCACACCAACGCCGCCCTCGCACGCACCGAGGTCCCCACGGCCGTCTGGTCAGACCTGAAGTCAGCCGGCCTACTACGCGAGGACGCACCTACCCCATAG
- a CDS encoding L-fuconate dehydratase yields the protein MPRFTEFETYDVRFPTSLDLDGSDAMNTDPDYSAAYVILRTNAGDGLEGHGFAFTIGRGNDIQTTAIEALRDYVLGLDLDATLNDLGRFWKSLVHDSQLRWLGPEKGVMHMAIGAVVNAVWDLAAKRAGVPLWKLLSDLTPEQIVDLVDFRYLTDALTRDDALDILRKAEAGRAEREAVLRERGYPAYTTTPGWLGYDDAKLVRLCHEAIAEGFTQIKLKVGANLDDDIRRMQLAREAVGPDIRIAVDANQRWDVAEAITWIEALKPYDVWWVEEPTSPDDILGHAAIAKAIAPIRVATGEHVQNRIVFKQMLQAEALSVLQLDSARVAGVNENVANLLLAAKFGVPVCPHAGGVGLCELVQHLSMFDYVAVSGSLDDRVIEFVDHLHEHFLDPVVIRDGHYVAPVRPGFGAEMDAETLTDFRFPGGKIWTDLNKEKK from the coding sequence ATGCCACGATTCACCGAGTTCGAGACGTACGACGTCCGTTTCCCCACGTCGCTGGACCTGGACGGCTCCGACGCGATGAACACCGACCCGGACTACTCCGCGGCGTACGTGATCCTGCGGACCAACGCCGGCGACGGGCTCGAGGGGCACGGGTTCGCGTTCACGATCGGCCGTGGCAACGACATCCAGACGACCGCGATCGAGGCGCTCCGCGACTATGTCCTCGGGCTCGACCTGGACGCCACGCTGAACGACCTCGGCCGGTTCTGGAAGTCGCTCGTGCACGACTCTCAGCTGCGCTGGCTGGGCCCCGAGAAGGGCGTCATGCACATGGCGATCGGCGCGGTCGTCAACGCGGTGTGGGACCTGGCCGCCAAGCGCGCCGGCGTACCGCTTTGGAAGCTGCTGTCGGACCTGACCCCGGAGCAGATCGTCGACCTGGTCGACTTCCGGTACCTCACCGACGCGCTGACGCGGGACGACGCGCTGGACATCCTGCGTAAGGCCGAGGCCGGTCGCGCCGAGCGGGAAGCGGTGCTGCGGGAGCGCGGCTACCCGGCGTACACGACAACCCCCGGCTGGCTCGGGTACGACGACGCCAAGCTGGTCCGGCTGTGCCACGAGGCGATCGCCGAGGGGTTCACGCAGATCAAGCTCAAGGTCGGCGCGAACCTGGACGACGACATCCGCCGCATGCAACTGGCCCGCGAGGCCGTCGGCCCGGACATCCGGATCGCGGTCGACGCGAACCAGCGCTGGGACGTCGCCGAGGCGATCACCTGGATCGAGGCCCTCAAGCCGTACGACGTCTGGTGGGTGGAGGAACCGACCAGCCCGGACGACATCCTCGGGCACGCCGCCATCGCGAAGGCGATCGCGCCGATCCGGGTCGCGACCGGTGAGCACGTGCAGAACCGGATCGTGTTCAAACAGATGCTCCAGGCCGAGGCGCTGTCCGTCCTGCAGCTCGACTCGGCCCGGGTCGCGGGCGTCAACGAGAACGTCGCGAACCTGCTGCTGGCGGCCAAGTTCGGCGTGCCGGTGTGCCCGCACGCGGGCGGGGTAGGACTGTGTGAGCTGGTCCAGCACCTGTCGATGTTCGACTACGTCGCGGTGAGCGGTTCGCTGGACGACCGGGTGATCGAGTTCGTGGACCACCTGCACGAGCACTTCCTGGACCCGGTGGTGATCCGGGACGGGCACTACGTGGCACCGGTACGGCCCGGGTTCGGCGCCGAGATGGACGCGGAGACGCTGACCGACTTCCGGTTCCCGGGTGGCAAGATCTGGACCGACCTGAACAAGGAGAAGAAGTGA